One genomic window of Conyzicola nivalis includes the following:
- a CDS encoding WxL protein peptidoglycan domain-containing protein — MRECTVHSIPFLARRLARGSVFITAALILAAGLNLGAPAVAASADGTDGISGTPASETGPDGRSRFSYEAAPGQQLTDNYSVSNTGTTSQTMRVFATDAFNTEDGAYGLLETDAEAIDAGAWVTFENGAKFVDVPLAPGESKLVTFTLAVPADASPGDHAAGIVTSVTSPQGQILVDRRVATRLYVRVPGELQAALTVGSISSSYESTINPLDGTTTVTFTVRNSGNIALGGNMIVGVKTYFGISAAPIVREELAEMLPRSTRVVTMSVPGVAQLGYLNSYVSLVPTLAENVTSPGPLAVVDRDTVAIAIPWWLVILLVVGGAVYLFLRIRRRIDGKRAEEWVAHMQAEARREAEAADKGELVASATLTDGDAR, encoded by the coding sequence ATGCGTGAATGTACTGTGCACAGCATCCCCTTCTTGGCGCGCCGTCTTGCCCGCGGTTCCGTCTTCATCACAGCGGCCCTCATCCTGGCCGCAGGGCTGAACCTCGGTGCCCCGGCGGTCGCCGCGTCCGCCGACGGCACCGACGGGATTTCCGGTACGCCCGCGAGCGAGACGGGCCCCGACGGCCGCAGCCGGTTCAGCTACGAAGCCGCTCCCGGCCAGCAACTGACCGACAACTACAGCGTCAGCAACACGGGAACGACCTCGCAGACGATGCGGGTGTTCGCAACCGACGCCTTCAACACGGAGGACGGGGCGTACGGCCTGCTCGAGACCGACGCCGAAGCGATCGATGCCGGCGCCTGGGTCACCTTCGAGAACGGTGCCAAGTTCGTCGACGTGCCGCTGGCGCCCGGCGAGTCGAAGCTCGTCACCTTTACGCTGGCGGTTCCCGCGGATGCCTCGCCAGGCGACCATGCGGCGGGCATCGTCACTTCGGTCACCTCGCCACAGGGACAGATCCTCGTCGACCGTCGCGTGGCCACGCGACTCTACGTGCGCGTCCCGGGCGAGCTGCAGGCGGCCCTCACGGTGGGCAGCATCTCGTCGTCGTACGAGTCCACGATCAACCCGCTCGACGGAACGACCACCGTCACCTTCACGGTGCGCAACTCGGGCAACATCGCGCTCGGCGGAAACATGATCGTCGGGGTGAAGACCTACTTCGGAATCAGCGCGGCGCCCATCGTTCGCGAGGAGCTTGCCGAGATGCTGCCGCGGTCGACGCGGGTCGTCACCATGAGCGTGCCGGGCGTTGCCCAGTTGGGCTACCTCAACTCGTACGTGTCGTTGGTTCCCACCCTGGCGGAGAACGTGACGAGCCCCGGCCCCCTTGCCGTGGTCGACCGGGACACGGTCGCCATTGCGATCCCGTGGTGGCTCGTCATCCTGCTCGTCGTCGGCGGCGCCGTATACCTCTTCCTGCGCATCCGTCGTCGCATCGACGGCAAGCGGGCCGAAGAGTGGGTCGCGCACATGCAAGCGGAGGCGCGACGCGAAGCCGAGGCCGCCGACAAGGGTGAGCTCGTGGCATCCGCAACACTGACAGACGGAGACGCACGATGA
- a CDS encoding sortase, with protein MTLELEKAVEEQPAPTGPPRRPRATKPPRAPRPPRRAPRPPREYAPLSPRAMLLRGSLMIVAALLFAFVANAMVLSQVQNLVSQQMLYNEFRQQLSEGTAPVSEGNFEDVLLADGAPVAVIDIPQLDVHDVVVEGTSGDTLKAGPGHRRDTVLPGQQGVSVIMGRAAAYGGPFGRIQELAPGDSFTVRTGQGKQVFEVVGVRYAGDPTPASPKAGESRLILQTARGASFIPTGIAYVDAQLRSEVQASGQRQTTFAALPPQDQAMATDTSTVWALVFALQFLVVAQLAAVWAFRRIGAQKTWVVFVPVGVLAVIYVSNQITLLLPNLL; from the coding sequence ATGACCCTGGAGCTCGAGAAGGCCGTCGAGGAGCAACCCGCGCCGACCGGTCCTCCTCGTCGGCCGCGCGCCACGAAGCCGCCGCGTGCGCCCCGGCCTCCGCGTCGCGCCCCGCGCCCGCCCCGGGAGTACGCGCCGCTCTCCCCTCGGGCGATGCTGCTGCGCGGATCGCTGATGATCGTCGCCGCGCTCCTCTTCGCGTTCGTCGCGAACGCGATGGTGCTGAGTCAGGTGCAGAACCTCGTCTCGCAGCAGATGCTCTACAACGAATTCCGGCAGCAGCTCTCGGAGGGCACGGCGCCCGTGAGCGAGGGCAACTTCGAGGACGTGCTGCTCGCCGACGGAGCGCCTGTCGCCGTCATCGACATTCCCCAGCTCGACGTGCACGACGTGGTCGTCGAAGGAACGTCCGGCGACACCCTCAAGGCCGGCCCTGGCCATCGTCGGGACACAGTCCTCCCCGGCCAGCAGGGCGTGAGCGTGATCATGGGCCGCGCGGCGGCCTACGGCGGCCCGTTCGGGCGGATCCAGGAACTCGCACCCGGCGACTCGTTCACCGTGCGAACCGGCCAGGGCAAGCAGGTCTTCGAGGTCGTCGGAGTGCGCTACGCGGGAGACCCCACACCGGCGTCGCCGAAGGCGGGGGAGAGCCGGCTCATCCTGCAGACCGCTCGCGGCGCATCGTTCATCCCGACGGGCATCGCCTACGTCGACGCCCAGTTGCGCAGCGAGGTGCAGGCGAGCGGCCAGCGTCAAACGACCTTCGCAGCGCTCCCACCGCAAGACCAGGCGATGGCGACCGACACCTCCACGGTGTGGGCGCTCGTCTTCGCCCTGCAGTTCCTGGTCGTGGCCCAGCTCGCCGCGGTCTGGGCGTTCCGCCGCATCGGCGCGCAGAAGACCTGGGTCGTGTTCGTCCCCGTGGGTGTTCTCGCCGTGATCTACGTCAGCAACCAGATCACCCTCCTCCTCCCCAACCTGCTCTAA
- a CDS encoding phosphate ABC transporter ATP-binding protein: MVLERPTLATLEARNISAWFGDHQVLDRVSLEMPAGVITSLIGPSGCGKSTFLRILNRMHELVPSASLAGEVLIDGVDIYDVERKLVDARKSIGMVFQKPNPFPAMSIYDNVLAGLKLTGTRADRDRRDYLVESCLTKAGLWKEVKDRLRAPGGGLSGGQQQRLCIARSLAVTPQVLLMDEPCSALDPTSTRVIEETMLELAQDVTIVIVTHNMQQAQRVSTQCAFFLASQGTPGAIVEHGDTEAMFSEPVDERTFDYVNGRFG; this comes from the coding sequence ATGGTGCTCGAGCGCCCGACGCTCGCGACCCTCGAGGCTCGCAACATCTCGGCGTGGTTCGGCGACCACCAGGTGCTCGACCGTGTCTCGCTCGAGATGCCGGCCGGCGTCATCACCTCGCTCATCGGGCCATCGGGTTGCGGCAAGTCGACCTTCCTCCGCATCCTGAACCGCATGCACGAACTCGTGCCGTCCGCCAGCCTCGCCGGCGAGGTGCTCATCGACGGCGTCGACATCTACGACGTGGAGCGCAAGCTCGTCGACGCGCGCAAGAGCATCGGCATGGTGTTCCAGAAGCCGAACCCGTTCCCGGCCATGTCGATCTACGACAACGTTCTCGCCGGGCTCAAGCTCACCGGAACCCGCGCCGACCGCGACCGCCGCGACTACCTCGTCGAGAGCTGCCTCACCAAGGCGGGGCTGTGGAAAGAGGTCAAGGACCGCCTGCGCGCCCCCGGCGGCGGACTCTCCGGAGGCCAGCAGCAGCGCCTCTGCATCGCGCGTTCGCTCGCGGTGACGCCGCAGGTGCTGCTGATGGACGAGCCCTGCTCCGCCCTCGACCCGACGTCGACGCGCGTGATCGAGGAGACGATGCTGGAGCTGGCGCAGGATGTCACGATCGTGATCGTCACCCACAACATGCAGCAGGCGCAGCGGGTGTCGACGCAGTGCGCGTTCTTCCTCGCCTCGCAGGGCACCCCCGGCGCGATCGTCGAGCACGGCGACACCGAGGCGATGTTCTCCGAGCCGGTCGACGAGCGCACGTTCGACTACGTCAACGGCCGCTTCGGGTAG
- a CDS encoding MarR family winged helix-turn-helix transcriptional regulator — MPTNDEVDRIVGAWQRERPDLDFTPLQVLSRVGRLARHLDRARRTAFAASDLDSWEFDVLSALRRAGAPYQLSPKSLLQQTLVSSGTMTNRIDRLVQRGLVERRTDPNDGRGILVMMTQDGCERVDVAIAQLVTAEAELLEAISPLDQERLAGLLRKLSLDFD, encoded by the coding sequence ATGCCCACTAACGACGAGGTCGACCGCATCGTCGGCGCGTGGCAGCGCGAGCGGCCCGATCTCGACTTCACGCCCCTCCAGGTGCTCAGCCGTGTCGGAAGGCTGGCCCGCCACCTCGACCGAGCCCGGCGAACGGCTTTCGCGGCATCCGACCTCGACTCGTGGGAGTTCGACGTGCTCTCCGCGCTGCGTCGCGCAGGCGCGCCCTACCAACTGAGCCCGAAGTCGCTGCTGCAGCAGACCCTCGTGTCGAGCGGCACCATGACCAACCGCATCGACCGGCTCGTGCAGCGCGGGCTCGTCGAGCGCCGCACCGACCCGAACGACGGGCGCGGCATCCTCGTGATGATGACGCAGGACGGCTGCGAACGAGTGGATGTCGCGATCGCCCAACTGGTGACCGCCGAGGCCGAACTGCTCGAGGCCATCTCCCCTCTCGATCAGGAACGGCTCGCCGGGCTGCTGCGCAAGCTCAGCCTCGACTTCGACTGA
- the glmU gene encoding bifunctional UDP-N-acetylglucosamine diphosphorylase/glucosamine-1-phosphate N-acetyltransferase GlmU, which yields MTDAQLAVIVLAAGQGTRMKSQRPKILHEIAGQPLIGHVLGTVHQLDPAHVLAVVRHEREAVSTMITGLSPDVIIVDQDDIPGTGRAVEVALDALPAGFDGDVVIVSGDVPLLDADTLAGLLAAHRADAASATLLSAILDDATGYGRVVRDASGALDRIVEQKDAAAHELAITEINSGTYVFGVQALRTQLALVGTDNAQNEKYITDVVGLLRTAGATISAVAVTEPWRVAGVNDRVQLGEAGLRLNQLIVQRHQRAGVTIQDPATTWIDSDVSIAPDVEILPGTQLKGATSIATGAKIGPDTTLVDCEVGENATIVRTDATLAVVGAGATVGPFAYLRPNTVLGVKGKIGTFVETKNSTIGDGSKVPHLSYIGDTTVGVESNVGAGTITANYDGVNKNKTVVGSHVRSGSHNVFVAPVTIGDGAYTGAGTVVRKDIPAGALGVNVAPQRNIEGWVEKNRAGTAAATAAAAANDSDE from the coding sequence ATGACTGACGCCCAGCTCGCCGTAATCGTTCTCGCCGCCGGTCAGGGAACCCGCATGAAGTCGCAGCGGCCCAAGATTTTGCACGAGATCGCCGGCCAGCCGCTCATCGGCCACGTGCTCGGCACCGTGCACCAGCTCGACCCGGCCCACGTGCTCGCAGTCGTGCGCCACGAGCGGGAGGCCGTCTCGACCATGATCACCGGGCTCAGCCCCGACGTGATCATCGTCGACCAGGACGACATCCCCGGCACCGGCCGCGCGGTCGAGGTCGCGCTCGACGCCCTGCCCGCCGGGTTCGACGGCGACGTCGTGATCGTGAGCGGAGACGTGCCGCTGCTCGACGCCGACACCCTCGCCGGACTGCTCGCAGCCCACCGTGCCGACGCGGCATCCGCAACCCTGCTCTCGGCCATCCTCGACGACGCGACCGGCTACGGCCGGGTCGTGCGCGACGCGTCGGGAGCGCTCGACCGCATTGTCGAGCAGAAGGATGCCGCGGCGCACGAGCTGGCGATCACCGAGATCAACTCCGGCACCTATGTCTTCGGGGTGCAGGCACTGCGTACGCAGCTGGCCCTCGTCGGCACCGACAACGCCCAGAACGAGAAGTACATCACCGACGTGGTCGGCCTGCTGCGCACGGCCGGTGCCACGATCAGCGCGGTCGCCGTCACCGAGCCGTGGCGCGTCGCCGGGGTCAACGACCGCGTGCAGCTCGGCGAGGCCGGACTGCGTCTCAACCAGCTCATCGTGCAGCGCCACCAGCGCGCCGGCGTCACCATCCAGGACCCGGCGACGACCTGGATCGACAGCGACGTGTCGATCGCGCCCGACGTGGAGATCCTCCCCGGCACGCAGCTCAAGGGCGCGACCAGCATCGCCACCGGTGCCAAGATCGGCCCCGACACCACCCTCGTCGACTGCGAGGTCGGCGAGAACGCCACCATCGTGCGCACCGACGCCACCCTCGCGGTGGTCGGCGCCGGCGCGACCGTCGGCCCGTTCGCATACCTGCGCCCGAACACCGTGCTCGGTGTTAAGGGCAAGATCGGCACCTTCGTCGAGACGAAGAACTCCACGATCGGCGACGGCAGCAAGGTGCCGCACCTCAGCTACATCGGCGACACCACGGTGGGCGTCGAGTCGAACGTGGGGGCCGGAACCATCACGGCGAACTACGACGGCGTGAACAAGAACAAGACCGTCGTCGGCTCGCACGTGCGCTCGGGCTCGCACAACGTCTTCGTCGCCCCGGTTACAATTGGCGACGGAGCCTATACCGGCGCCGGCACCGTTGTCCGCAAGGACATCCCCGCCGGGGCACTCGGTGTGAACGTGGCTCCGCAACGCAACATCGAAGGCTGGGTCGAGAAGAACCGGGCGGGAACTGCGGCGGCCACTGCGGCCGCGGCGGCGAACGACAGCGACGAGTAA
- a CDS encoding ribose-phosphate diphosphokinase, translated as MSEIKQTGQKKLVIVSGRAHPQLALDVAAALETSVVHTDARTFANGEIYARYDESVRGADVFVLQSMPAPLNEHVMESLIMVDALKRASVKRITVVVPFYPYGRQDKKGRGREPISARLMADLYKAAGADRIMSVDLHAAQIQGFFDGPVDHLFAMPVLLEHFKKLDNTTLTVVSPDMGRVRVADIWSDKLGAPLAIIHKRRDPLVPNQVSVHEIVGEVEGRVCLIVDDLIDTGRTIAKAAQALKEAGALGVIVAATHAVFSDPAVELLQSEFIDEVVVTDTLPLPPEKRFPSLTVLPIAPLLARAIYEVFDDGSVTSMFDGAA; from the coding sequence GTGTCCGAGATCAAACAAACCGGACAGAAGAAACTGGTGATCGTTTCGGGTCGCGCGCACCCGCAGCTCGCCCTCGACGTCGCCGCAGCACTCGAGACCAGCGTCGTGCACACCGACGCCCGCACCTTCGCCAACGGCGAAATCTACGCCCGCTACGACGAGAGCGTGCGCGGAGCCGACGTCTTCGTGCTGCAGTCGATGCCCGCGCCGCTCAACGAGCACGTGATGGAGTCGCTCATCATGGTCGACGCGCTCAAGCGTGCCTCGGTCAAGCGCATCACCGTCGTCGTGCCGTTCTACCCGTACGGCCGCCAAGACAAGAAGGGCCGCGGCCGCGAGCCGATCAGCGCCCGCCTGATGGCCGACCTCTACAAGGCCGCCGGCGCCGACCGCATCATGAGCGTCGACCTGCACGCCGCGCAGATCCAGGGCTTCTTCGACGGCCCCGTCGATCACCTCTTCGCAATGCCGGTCCTCCTCGAGCACTTCAAGAAGCTCGACAACACCACGCTCACCGTCGTCTCGCCCGACATGGGCCGCGTGCGCGTCGCCGACATCTGGAGCGACAAGCTCGGCGCCCCGCTCGCCATCATCCACAAGCGCCGCGACCCGCTGGTGCCGAACCAGGTCTCCGTGCACGAGATCGTCGGCGAGGTCGAGGGCCGCGTCTGCCTGATCGTCGACGACCTGATCGACACGGGCCGCACCATCGCCAAGGCCGCGCAGGCGCTCAAGGAGGCGGGCGCCCTCGGCGTCATCGTCGCCGCGACGCACGCCGTGTTCTCCGACCCGGCCGTCGAACTGCTGCAGAGCGAGTTCATCGACGAGGTCGTCGTCACCGACACGCTGCCGTTGCCTCCCGAGAAGCGCTTCCCGTCGCTCACCGTGCTGCCGATCGCACCGCTGCTCGCACGCGCCATCTACGAGGTCTTCGACGACGGGTCGGTCACCTCGATGTTCGACGGCGCCGCGTAG
- a CDS encoding CoA transferase: MTEDDLVETFAAALGLQTVPYAFTGSGGLESAFAVSEFAAAAVATAGIAASRLSDDPAPVTVDRGLAAAWFGAALMPVAWQLPSPWDALAGDYASADGWIRLHTNAPRHRAAALAVLGTPAERSAVEAAVAAWAGDELERAVVSAGGCAAVIRSPEEWARHPQGIAVASEPLVGWTSGGFAAARENWRPTGERPLAGLRVLDLTRVIAGPVATRFLASLGADVLRVDPPDWDEPAIMPEMTLGKRAARIDATTTVGRDALERLVAHSDVLVHGYRPGALDDLVSPERRRDLRPGLIEVSLDAYGWRGPWSARRGFDSLVQMSSGIAEAGMHWAEADRPTPLPVQALDHATGYLAAAAALVAIGRMRRESVSSSARLSLARTALELPRSLSPSKGDHSQALRQAQGPTTRITTPWGPADLLASPLTVGDIAFNYERGPTELGSDEPRW, encoded by the coding sequence ATGACCGAAGACGACCTCGTCGAGACGTTCGCCGCGGCCCTCGGCCTGCAGACCGTGCCGTACGCGTTCACCGGGAGCGGCGGTCTCGAGTCGGCCTTCGCCGTCTCGGAGTTCGCCGCGGCGGCCGTAGCGACCGCGGGCATCGCCGCGAGCAGGCTGTCGGATGACCCGGCTCCCGTGACCGTCGACCGCGGCCTCGCCGCCGCCTGGTTCGGTGCCGCGCTCATGCCCGTCGCGTGGCAGCTGCCCTCGCCCTGGGATGCCCTGGCCGGGGATTACGCGAGCGCCGACGGGTGGATCCGGCTGCACACGAACGCGCCCCGACACAGGGCGGCGGCCCTCGCGGTGCTCGGCACCCCCGCCGAGCGTTCCGCGGTGGAGGCGGCCGTGGCGGCGTGGGCCGGCGACGAGCTCGAGCGGGCCGTGGTCTCGGCGGGCGGATGCGCGGCGGTGATACGCAGCCCTGAGGAGTGGGCGCGTCATCCGCAGGGCATCGCGGTAGCGAGCGAGCCCCTCGTCGGCTGGACGTCCGGCGGCTTCGCGGCCGCGCGCGAGAACTGGCGGCCGACGGGGGAGCGTCCGCTGGCCGGCCTGCGCGTGCTCGACCTCACTCGCGTCATCGCGGGCCCGGTCGCCACCCGGTTTCTCGCTTCGCTCGGCGCGGACGTGCTGCGCGTCGACCCGCCCGACTGGGACGAACCGGCGATTATGCCCGAGATGACGTTGGGTAAACGGGCCGCGCGCATCGACGCGACGACGACGGTGGGACGCGACGCGCTCGAGCGGCTCGTCGCGCACAGCGACGTGTTGGTGCACGGTTATCGGCCGGGTGCGCTCGACGACCTGGTCTCGCCGGAGCGCCGCCGCGACCTGCGACCGGGGCTCATCGAGGTCTCGCTCGACGCCTACGGTTGGCGCGGACCGTGGAGCGCGCGCCGCGGGTTCGACAGCCTCGTGCAGATGTCGAGCGGCATCGCGGAGGCTGGTATGCACTGGGCCGAGGCCGACCGGCCGACGCCGCTGCCGGTGCAGGCGCTCGACCACGCGACCGGGTATCTGGCGGCCGCGGCCGCGCTCGTCGCGATCGGGCGGATGCGCCGCGAGAGCGTGTCGAGTTCGGCCCGCCTGTCGCTGGCGCGCACGGCGCTGGAGCTGCCGCGGTCCCTGAGCCCGTCGAAGGGCGACCACTCACAGGCCCTTCGACAGGCTCAGGGACCGACGACGCGCATCACAACCCCGTGGGGCCCGGCCGACCTGCTCGCGTCGCCGCTCACGGTCGGCGACATCGCCTTCAACTACGAACGCGGCCCGACAGAATTGGGTTCTGACGAGCCGCGCTGGTAG
- the gndA gene encoding NADP-dependent phosphogluconate dehydrogenase, whose amino-acid sequence MAEATQAQANIGVVGMAVMGSNLARNLASREGNTVAIFNRSYEKTQTVLDEHPEAEFLPASSYEEFAASLSKPRTAIIMVQAGRGTDAVIDALTEVFEPGDIIVDGGNALFTDTIRREKAVRETGINFVGAGISGGEEGALLGPSIMPGGSAEAWETLGPILKSIAAVVDGEPCVTHVGTDGAGHFVKMIHNGIEYADMQLIGEAYDLIRRGTGKTPAEISEIFTEWNKGELESYLIEITAEVLRQVDAKTGKPLVDVILDQAGSKGTGVWTVQTALDLGIPVSGIAEAVFARSVSSKPAQRAAAAALPGPTANPVEDVDGFIEGVRQALYASKVIAYSQGFDAIVAGAEQYGWDIKKGEIAKIWRGGCIIRARFLNRITEAYAENPGLVSLVTAPFFTDVVATTQEAWRNVVADAAHAGIPAPVFASSLAYYDSLRADRLPAALTQGQRDFFGAHTYKRVDMDGTFHTLWSGDRTEIESVDSH is encoded by the coding sequence ATGGCAGAAGCCACTCAGGCCCAGGCGAACATCGGCGTAGTGGGCATGGCGGTGATGGGCTCGAACCTCGCCCGCAACCTCGCCTCCCGCGAAGGCAACACCGTCGCGATCTTCAACCGCTCGTACGAGAAAACGCAGACCGTGCTCGACGAGCACCCCGAGGCCGAGTTCCTCCCGGCTTCGTCGTACGAGGAGTTCGCGGCGTCGCTGTCGAAGCCGCGCACCGCGATCATCATGGTGCAGGCAGGCCGCGGAACCGACGCCGTGATCGACGCGCTGACCGAGGTGTTCGAGCCCGGCGACATCATCGTCGACGGCGGCAACGCGCTGTTCACCGACACCATCCGCCGCGAGAAGGCCGTGCGCGAGACCGGCATCAACTTCGTCGGCGCGGGCATCTCCGGCGGCGAAGAGGGCGCCCTGCTCGGCCCGTCGATCATGCCCGGCGGTTCCGCCGAGGCGTGGGAGACCCTCGGCCCCATCCTCAAGTCGATCGCCGCGGTCGTCGACGGCGAGCCCTGCGTGACCCACGTCGGCACCGACGGCGCCGGACACTTCGTCAAGATGATCCACAACGGCATCGAGTACGCCGACATGCAGCTCATCGGCGAGGCCTACGACCTCATCCGCCGCGGCACCGGCAAGACGCCCGCCGAGATCTCGGAGATCTTCACCGAGTGGAACAAGGGCGAGCTCGAAAGCTACCTCATCGAGATCACCGCCGAGGTGCTGCGCCAGGTCGACGCGAAGACGGGCAAGCCCCTCGTCGACGTCATCCTCGACCAGGCCGGCAGCAAGGGCACCGGCGTCTGGACCGTTCAGACCGCCCTCGACCTCGGCATCCCCGTCTCCGGCATCGCCGAGGCCGTGTTCGCCCGCTCCGTGTCGTCGAAGCCCGCGCAGCGCGCGGCCGCCGCGGCGCTGCCCGGACCGACGGCTAACCCGGTCGAGGACGTCGACGGCTTCATCGAGGGCGTACGCCAGGCGCTTTACGCCTCGAAGGTCATCGCCTACTCGCAGGGCTTCGACGCGATCGTCGCCGGCGCCGAGCAGTACGGCTGGGACATCAAGAAGGGCGAGATCGCGAAGATCTGGCGCGGCGGTTGCATTATTCGCGCCCGCTTCCTCAACCGCATCACCGAGGCCTACGCCGAGAACCCCGGCCTCGTCTCGCTCGTGACAGCGCCGTTCTTCACCGACGTCGTCGCCACGACGCAGGAGGCCTGGCGCAACGTCGTCGCCGACGCCGCCCACGCCGGAATCCCGGCTCCGGTGTTCGCGTCGTCGCTCGCGTACTACGACAGCCTGCGCGCCGACCGCCTGCCCGCCGCCCTCACGCAGGGCCAGCGCGACTTCTTCGGCGCACACACCTACAAGCGCGTCGACATGGACGGCACGTTCCACACCCTGTGGAGCGGCGACCGCACCGAGATCGAGTCGGTCGACAGCCACTAG
- a CDS encoding gluconokinase, translating into MPASYPPMIVMGVSGSGKSTIGLALANALGLDFIDGDDLHPRANKEKMAAGHPLNDEDRAPWLEIIAERIGAELAEGNAVVVACSALKRRYRTQLVSYAPSTVFVHLSGQRGIIAERQSHRNHEYMPNSLLDSQFATLEPLEADERAIVVDLAQTPDEMVRFVKEKLADFAVA; encoded by the coding sequence ATGCCCGCGAGCTATCCACCCATGATCGTGATGGGGGTCTCCGGTTCGGGAAAGTCGACGATCGGTCTCGCCCTGGCCAACGCCCTCGGCCTCGACTTCATCGACGGTGACGACCTGCACCCCCGCGCCAACAAGGAGAAGATGGCCGCCGGTCATCCGCTCAACGACGAAGACCGGGCGCCCTGGCTCGAGATCATCGCCGAGCGCATCGGCGCCGAACTGGCCGAGGGGAACGCGGTCGTCGTCGCCTGCTCCGCGCTCAAGCGCCGCTACCGCACGCAGCTCGTCTCGTACGCACCCAGCACCGTGTTCGTGCATCTCTCCGGCCAACGCGGGATCATCGCCGAGCGTCAGTCGCACCGCAATCACGAGTACATGCCCAACAGCCTGCTCGACTCGCAGTTCGCGACGCTCGAGCCCCTCGAGGCAGACGAGCGAGCAATCGTCGTCGACCTCGCCCAGACTCCGGACGAGATGGTCCGGTTCGTGAAAGAAAAGCTCGCCGACTTCGCTGTCGCCTGA
- a CDS encoding GntP family permease gives MTDIELVWQLPTWGLLLIALGAIALLLFLIIGARIHAFLALIVVSLVTAIATGVPANQIVPTLTLGFGSTLATVALLVGLGAMLGRMLETSGGAQVLTDALIRKFGEKRAPLALSIASLMMGFPIFFDAGLVVMLPIIFAVARRLGGSLLLYAFPAATAFSVMHIFVPPHPGPVAATGLLGADVGLVLVFGLLVAIPTWYIVGYKFGGWVGRKYDIAIPNILFGSKDDGVAEEFKSSPKLGTIVFLLLLPLVLIFMNTGLNALATAEVVSLDNGFVQILRLLGETPIALLITVFFAMWLLGWRRNKKATLVESIVDSALGPVCAIILITGAGGMFGGVLRASGIGNAIADSLDAIGLPLIVAGFVIAAIVRVAQGSATVALTTAAALVQPVVQGDASLNPVELAAIVLALAAGSVFAGHVNDSGFWLVSRFFGMDTQTTLKTWTVGQALVGVCGFVFALAIFLIAGAVG, from the coding sequence ATGACCGACATTGAACTCGTGTGGCAGTTGCCCACGTGGGGATTGCTGCTGATCGCGCTCGGCGCGATCGCACTCCTGCTCTTCCTTATCATCGGGGCTCGCATCCACGCGTTCCTCGCCCTCATCGTGGTCAGCCTCGTGACCGCGATCGCCACGGGCGTGCCGGCCAACCAGATAGTCCCGACGTTGACGTTGGGCTTCGGCTCCACGCTCGCCACGGTGGCGCTCCTCGTCGGTCTCGGCGCGATGCTCGGCAGGATGCTGGAGACCAGCGGTGGCGCGCAGGTGCTCACCGACGCACTCATCCGCAAGTTCGGTGAGAAGCGGGCGCCCCTGGCTCTCTCGATCGCCTCCCTCATGATGGGCTTCCCGATCTTCTTCGACGCCGGCCTCGTGGTCATGCTGCCGATCATCTTCGCCGTTGCCCGACGGCTCGGCGGATCGCTGCTGCTCTACGCGTTCCCGGCTGCCACCGCGTTCTCGGTCATGCACATTTTCGTTCCCCCGCACCCCGGCCCCGTCGCCGCCACCGGCCTGCTCGGCGCGGACGTCGGCCTCGTGCTGGTCTTCGGTCTGCTCGTCGCGATCCCCACCTGGTACATCGTCGGCTACAAGTTCGGTGGCTGGGTCGGCCGCAAGTACGACATCGCCATCCCGAACATCCTCTTCGGGTCCAAAGACGACGGTGTTGCGGAGGAGTTCAAGTCGTCGCCGAAGCTCGGAACGATCGTCTTCCTCCTGCTGCTGCCGCTCGTCCTCATCTTTATGAACACCGGCCTCAACGCCCTAGCCACGGCCGAGGTCGTCTCGCTCGACAACGGCTTCGTGCAGATCCTGCGTCTGCTCGGCGAGACCCCGATCGCACTACTCATCACCGTGTTCTTCGCGATGTGGCTGCTCGGCTGGAGGCGCAACAAGAAGGCGACGCTCGTCGAGAGCATCGTCGACAGCGCGCTCGGTCCGGTGTGCGCGATCATCCTCATCACGGGTGCCGGCGGAATGTTCGGTGGCGTTCTTCGCGCCAGCGGCATCGGCAACGCAATCGCCGACTCCCTCGACGCCATCGGCCTGCCGCTCATCGTCGCCGGCTTCGTCATCGCCGCCATCGTGCGCGTCGCCCAGGGCTCGGCTACCGTCGCGCTCACCACGGCGGCCGCCCTCGTGCAGCCCGTCGTCCAGGGCGACGCCAGCCTCAACCCGGTCGAGCTCGCCGCCATCGTGCTCGCCCTCGCTGCCGGTTCGGTGTTCGCGGGCCACGTCAACGACTCCGGCTTCTGGCTCGTCAGCCGCTTCTTCGGCATGGACACCCAGACGACGCTCAAGACGTGGACCGTCGGCCAGGCGCTCGTCGGTGTCTGCGGCTTCGTGTTCGCCCTCGCGATCTTCCTCATCGCTGGCGCGGTCGGCTAA